The following are encoded together in the Perca flavescens isolate YP-PL-M2 chromosome 22, PFLA_1.0, whole genome shotgun sequence genome:
- the zic1 gene encoding zinc finger protein ZIC 1 — protein sequence MLLDAGPQYPTIGVTTFGSSRHHSTGEVTEREVALGINPFADGMGAFKINHSSHDIGSGQTAFSSQAPGYAAAALGHHHHPTHVGSYSTAAFNSTRDFLFRNRGFGDATGPQHSLFASGSFAGPHGHSDAAGHLLFPGLHEQAASHASSNVVNSQMRLGFSGDMYGRADQYGHVTSPRSDHYASTQLHGYGPMNMNMAAHHGAGAFFRYMRQPIKQELICKWIEPEQLTNPKKSCNKTFSTMHELVTHLTVEHVGGPEQTNHICFWEECAREGKPFKAKYKLVNHIRVHTGEKPFPCPFPGCGKVFARSENLKIHKRTHTGEKPFKCEFEGCDRRFANSSDRKKHMHVHTSDKPYLCKMCDKSYTHPSSLRKHMKVHESTNPAPQPSPAASSGYESSTPPTIVSPSTENQSSSSISPAASAVHHTTSHSTLSSNFNEWYV from the exons ATGCTCTTGGACGCAGGACCGCAGTATCCCACCATAGGAGTCACTACTTTCGGCTCCTCGCGGCATCACTCAACAGGCGAAGTCACAGAGAGAGAAGTGGCGTTGGGGATCAATCCGTTCGCCGATGGGATGGGCGCCTTCAAAATAAACCACAGCTCCCACGATATTGGCTCCGGACAAACGGCGTTTTCCTCCCAGGCGCCCGGCTACGCAGCAGCCGCCCTGGGACACCATCACCACCCGACCCACGTTGGCTCTTACTCCACGGCGGCTTTCAACTCCACCAGGGACTTTCTCTTCAGAAATAGGGGTTTCGGGGACGCCACCGGGCCGCAGCACAGTTTGTTCGCCTCCGGAAGTTTCGCAGGGCCACATGGACACTCAGATGCAGCGGGGCACCTGCTCTTCCCAGGGCTCCACGAGCAAGCGGCAAGCCATGCTTCTTCTAACGTGGTCAACAGCCAGATGCGGCTGGGCTTCTCGGGGGACATGTACGGACGGGCCGACCAGTACGGCCACGTTACAAGCCCACGGTCCGACCACTATGCTTCGACCCAGCTGCACGGCTATGGCCCCATGAACATGAATATGGCCGCACACCACGGAGCAGGGGCCTTCTTTCGATACATGAGGCAGCCGATCAAACAAGAGCTCATCTGCAAGTGGATCGAGCCGGAGCAGCTGACAAATCCCAAAAAGTCGTGCAACAAAACTTTTAGCACGATGCACGAGCTTGTGACCCATCTGACTGTGGAGCATGTGGGGGGACCAGAACAGACCAACCACATCTGCTTCTGGGAGGAATGCGCCAGAGAAGGAAAGCCATTCAAAGCCAAATACAAACTTGTAAATCATATCAGAGTACACACCGGCGAAAAGCCCTTTCCGTGTCCGTTCCCCGGCTGTGGCAAAGTATTTGCTCGCTCGGAAAATCTAAAAATTCACAAAAGGACTCACACCG GTGAGAAGCCTTTTAAGTGTGAGTTTGAAGGCTGCGACAGGCGATTTGCAAACAGCAGTGACCGCAAGAAACACATGCACGTCCACACGTCGGACAAGCCCTATCTCTGCAAAATGTGCGACAAGTCATACACACATCCCAGCTCCCTCCGAAAACACATGAAG GTCCACGAATCCACCAATCCAGCACCGCAGCCATCTCCAGCGGCCAGTTCAGGGTACGAGTCGTCCACACCTCCCACTATAGTATCCCCGTCCACAGAGAaccagagcagcagctccataTCACCAGCAGCCTCAGCAGTACACCACACAACCAGCCACAGCACGCTGTCGTCAAATTTCAATGAATGGTACGTGTAA